Proteins encoded by one window of Anoplopoma fimbria isolate UVic2021 breed Golden Eagle Sablefish chromosome 23, Afim_UVic_2022, whole genome shotgun sequence:
- the dram1 gene encoding DNA damage-regulated autophagy modulator protein 1, producing the protein MFWFKQGLCFLPVFLVIWSSSTFIISYLIALFRHDVDIIFPYISDTGANPPESCIFGLMTFISACAGIATIYARYKYVEKLSGDTRVVNPCLNKTAFVLGIFSCLGMCIVATFQETAVTEVHDVGALMFFVSGILYIILQSVISYQAYPFGSSMSVCRVRSGIATIAFLAFFPTFICAFFVTQTTLHRQKDDKDYPFHLASAVCEWIVAFSFICYFLTYIDDFKLFTLRVKTEFQE; encoded by the exons ATGTTTTGGTTCAAGCAAGGACTGTGCTTTCTACCAGTGTTTCTGGTCATCTGGTCCTCCAGCACTTTCATTATTTCCTACCTTATTGCGCTTTTCAGACATGATGTCGACATAATATTCCCATACATAAG TGACACAGGTGCAAACCCCCCAGAGAGCTGCATATTTGGCCTGATGACATTCATTTCTGCATGTGCAG GAATAGCCACCATATATGCCCGGTACAAGTATGTGGAGAAGCTGAGTGGGGACACAAGGGTGGTGAACCCTTGTCTCAATAAAACTGCTTTTGTTCTTGGGATTTTCTCCTGTCTGGGCATGTGCATCGTTGCAACGTTCCAG gaaaCGGCAGTGACAGAAGTTCACGATGTCGGAGCTCTAATGTTCTTTGTCTCGGGCATCTTGTACATAATACTCCAGTCTGTCATATCATATCAAGCCTATCCATTTGGATCCTCCATGAGTGTGTGTCGAGTGCGTTCCGGTATCGCCACCATTGcctttttggcttttttccccA CTTTCATCTGTGCGTTCTTTGTGACACAAACCACGctgcacagacagaaagacgACAAG GACTATCCCTTCCATTTAGCCAGCGCTGTATGCGAGTGGATTGTTGCCTTCAGCTTCATCTGCTACTTCCTCACATACATCGACGATTTCAAG ttGTTTACCTTACGAGTGAAAACAGAATTTCAGGAATAG
- the washc3 gene encoding WASH complex subunit 3, translating into MDEDGLPIVGSGVDLTKVPAIQQRRVVAYLNQFVVHTVRFLNRFSTVCEEKLANISLRIQQIETTLSILEAKLSSIPGLEDVTIDGISQRQPAQTNGPTTASQSQTDPGPPAGTRPPPQPAQTAPEPAETPKAEAAAENVMTVAKDPRYARYLKMVQVGVPVMAIKNKMVLEGLDPNLLDTPDAPVPDGGARSTEDQDEDATSSDSESSFSD; encoded by the exons ATGGACGAGGACGGGCTGCCTATAGTCGGGTCTGGTGTTGATCTCACTAAG GTCCCTGCTATTCAACAGAGAAGAGTTGTCGCCTATCTCAATCAGTTTGTCGTTCACACGGTCCGATTCCTGAACCGATTTTCCACAGTGTGTGAAGAG AAACTTGCAAACATATCGCTCCGCATACAGCAGATAGAAACGACCCTCTCCATTTTGGAAGCCAAG CTGTCCTCCATTCCCGGGCTCGAGGACGTCACAATAGATGGAATCAGTCAGCGGCAACCTGCTCAGACCAACGGACCCACTACGGCCAGTCAGAGCCAAACAGATCCAGGTCCACCAGCAGGGACCCGGCCTCCGCCACAG CCGGCTCAGACTGCACCAGAGCCTGCAGAGACCCCAAAAGCAGAAGCCGCTGCAGAGAATGTCATGACGGTGGCCAAGGACCCACGTTACGCCCGATACCTGAAGATGGTTCAAGTG GGAGTTCCAGTTATGGctataaagaataaaatggtCCTGGAAGGTTTGGATCCTAACTTGCTTGA CACACCGGACGCCCCCGTGCCCGATGGAGGAGCGAGGAGCACGGAGGATCAAGATGAGGACGCCACCAGCTCTGACAGCGAGTCATCTTTCAGCGACTGA